In Thermococcus stetteri, the following proteins share a genomic window:
- a CDS encoding mechanosensitive ion channel family protein, translating into MNVTSNSTSFWEQGALGQNFFLGLTLGAVLKAVLIIVVGFLIAKALKRYLLNLSRSTKYVWIINEDTASTLYNLILLVSLIYSVRALGLLFSIGGVEVSNVLTALLVFYFSYLFAKKSKDYMIMSSSKQKLPEVQIKAKLFYYTVVTLAFFIALNIAGFTGKLTTLLAAAGITGIVLGFSAQTVVANFISGIFMYFDKPLKIGDPVEVAGYSGIVHDIRILSTRIRTWDGLLVRIPNEKLFNSEIKNLQKYPARRVDIVVGIAYKEDAQRAIDVIKKTLYEMPYVLAEPEPMVFVDNLGNSSVNIAVRAWAPSEKWFDVRWQIVQRIKEALDKEGIEIPFPQRVNWFAEELRVRIEGHSKGESP; encoded by the coding sequence ATGAACGTTACCTCAAATTCCACTTCATTCTGGGAGCAGGGGGCCCTCGGCCAGAACTTCTTCCTCGGCCTGACCCTGGGCGCGGTTTTGAAGGCAGTTCTGATCATCGTGGTTGGTTTTCTAATAGCAAAGGCCCTCAAGCGGTACCTCCTCAACCTCTCAAGGAGCACCAAGTACGTCTGGATAATCAACGAGGACACGGCATCAACGCTTTACAACCTTATACTCCTCGTCTCGCTCATATACTCTGTTAGGGCACTGGGCCTCTTGTTCTCCATCGGGGGAGTGGAGGTAAGCAACGTTCTAACAGCACTTCTCGTCTTCTACTTCTCCTACCTCTTCGCCAAGAAGTCAAAGGACTACATGATAATGAGTTCTTCAAAGCAGAAGCTCCCCGAAGTCCAGATTAAGGCAAAGCTCTTCTACTACACGGTGGTTACACTGGCCTTCTTCATAGCCCTCAACATAGCGGGCTTCACCGGAAAGCTCACGACGCTTCTCGCGGCGGCTGGAATAACGGGTATAGTCCTGGGTTTTTCGGCCCAGACCGTTGTTGCCAACTTCATCTCGGGCATATTCATGTACTTTGACAAGCCACTTAAGATAGGCGACCCTGTGGAAGTTGCGGGCTATTCCGGGATAGTCCACGACATAAGGATTCTCTCAACCAGGATAAGAACGTGGGACGGTCTCCTCGTAAGGATTCCAAATGAAAAGCTCTTCAACAGCGAGATAAAGAACCTCCAGAAGTACCCCGCAAGGAGGGTGGATATAGTCGTCGGCATAGCCTACAAGGAGGACGCCCAGAGGGCAATCGACGTTATAAAGAAGACCCTCTATGAGATGCCCTATGTTTTAGCGGAGCCAGAACCGATGGTATTCGTGGACAACCTCGGTAACAGCAGCGTCAATATAGCGGTAAGGGCATGGGCACCGAGCGAGAAGTGGTTCGACGTGAGGTGGCAGATAGTACAGAGGATAAAGGAGGCCCTCGATAAGGAGGGAATAGAGATACCCTTCCCGCAGAGGGTCAACTGGTTCGCGGAGGAGCTGAGGGTAAGGATAGAGGGGCATTCAAAGGGAGAAAGCCCCTAA
- a CDS encoding DUF432 domain-containing protein, with protein sequence MFGEHELKTHFIKIGDKKIHLLEEKNDMVRYRRDDREVLIKNKGEKLKILPAPPIGYGVRLLMIKFREPVVVPPRDAIGGFVEAPVEIDVKVGELSIDHFIVGREKYALYGTLEAGVICRYHVSPFHTEEPGSIGVAKLVVSNPSPEWKSLERVVIPIRGTSMYYEGTKAYYPLLVVTIKDHAPEVNNTGRALKEGLEAVGEGLSLPNFLMRW encoded by the coding sequence ATGTTTGGAGAGCACGAACTCAAGACTCACTTCATCAAGATAGGGGACAAAAAAATACACCTGCTGGAAGAGAAGAATGATATGGTGAGATACAGAAGGGATGACCGTGAGGTTCTGATCAAAAATAAGGGCGAGAAGCTTAAAATCCTTCCAGCCCCACCCATCGGCTACGGTGTGAGGCTTCTAATGATAAAGTTCAGAGAGCCGGTGGTCGTACCGCCCAGGGATGCCATCGGCGGCTTTGTTGAGGCTCCTGTTGAAATAGACGTCAAAGTTGGAGAGCTCAGCATAGACCACTTCATCGTCGGGAGGGAAAAGTACGCCCTCTACGGCACGCTTGAGGCCGGAGTAATCTGCCGCTATCACGTCAGTCCATTCCACACGGAAGAGCCCGGCTCAATCGGCGTGGCAAAGCTCGTGGTTTCCAACCCATCTCCCGAGTGGAAGTCCCTTGAGAGGGTCGTGATCCCGATAAGGGGGACGTCCATGTACTATGAGGGCACAAAGGCCTACTACCCCCTTCTGGTCGTTACGATCAAGGACCACGCACCCGAGGTCAACAACACGGGAAGGGCACTAAAGGAAGGCCTTGAAGCGGTTGGAGAGGGGTTGTCGCTTCCAAACTTCCTGATGAGGTGGTGA
- a CDS encoding RsmB/NOP family class I SAM-dependent RNA methyltransferase, with the protein MPKLKLTDRQLYALIEALKLGEEVKPSQQAKRKAFAKYRVEGWENSKLTGIFYSIQRRLGLIDEIIEELVGVSPLILDPWLRATLRVAIEVAVFRELNEKTLQHLRGLAQFLSKRTHPYVGYYYYDLLPRVVNYVPKLDTEEKLLKWEYFFPEWFIARMRALLGDEAEELLKALNERLPTSIRVNRLKASVEEVENYLRKKGVRFERSERVDSVIRILDPFNPEWLFNKGWAIAQEEASAVASLVLDPKPGETVVDLAAAPGGKTAHMAELMKNQGKIYAFDVDNARIKRMNEVLKRTGVEIAEVVKADGRKAPEILGERIADRVLLDAPCTSDGTIAKNPELRWRLREKNIPKVVALQKELIESAWKLLKPGGRLLYSTCSMLPEENEEVVKWFLERHENAKLIPLEGPYDPDLLEGTMRAWPHRHKTIGFFYALMEKGD; encoded by the coding sequence GTGCCAAAGCTCAAGCTCACCGACCGACAGCTCTACGCCCTCATAGAGGCCCTCAAGCTTGGAGAAGAGGTTAAACCCAGCCAGCAGGCTAAGAGGAAGGCCTTTGCAAAGTACAGGGTAGAAGGCTGGGAGAACTCCAAGCTGACGGGCATATTCTATTCAATCCAGAGGCGACTCGGCCTGATAGATGAAATCATCGAGGAGCTCGTCGGAGTTTCTCCCCTCATCCTCGACCCCTGGCTGAGGGCTACCTTGAGAGTGGCAATAGAGGTGGCAGTCTTCCGCGAGCTGAACGAGAAGACCCTCCAGCACCTCAGAGGTCTGGCCCAGTTTCTCTCGAAGAGAACCCACCCCTACGTCGGCTATTACTACTACGACCTCCTCCCGAGGGTCGTCAACTACGTGCCGAAGCTCGACACTGAGGAGAAGCTGCTCAAGTGGGAGTACTTCTTCCCGGAGTGGTTCATAGCGAGGATGCGCGCTCTCCTCGGAGACGAAGCGGAGGAGCTCCTCAAGGCCCTCAACGAGAGGCTCCCAACGAGCATAAGGGTGAACCGCCTCAAGGCGAGCGTTGAAGAGGTGGAAAACTACCTGAGGAAGAAGGGCGTCCGCTTCGAGAGGAGCGAGAGGGTTGATAGTGTAATCAGAATCCTCGACCCTTTCAATCCTGAATGGCTATTCAACAAGGGCTGGGCAATAGCACAGGAGGAAGCTTCTGCCGTCGCTTCCCTCGTTCTCGACCCTAAGCCTGGAGAGACCGTTGTCGACCTCGCGGCAGCTCCGGGAGGTAAAACCGCCCACATGGCTGAGCTTATGAAGAACCAAGGCAAAATCTATGCCTTCGACGTTGATAATGCGAGGATAAAGCGAATGAACGAGGTTCTAAAGAGAACTGGCGTTGAAATAGCGGAAGTCGTTAAAGCCGACGGGAGGAAGGCCCCCGAGATACTCGGCGAGAGAATTGCCGACAGGGTTCTCCTCGATGCCCCCTGCACGAGTGATGGCACGATAGCGAAGAACCCCGAACTCCGCTGGAGGCTCCGGGAGAAGAACATCCCCAAGGTAGTAGCCCTTCAGAAGGAGCTTATAGAGAGCGCCTGGAAGCTCTTAAAGCCCGGAGGTAGGTTGCTCTACTCCACCTGCTCGATGCTCCCGGAGGAGAACGAGGAAGTGGTGAAGTGGTTCCTTGAAAGACATGAAAATGCGAAACTAATCCCCCTTGAAGGCCCCTACGACCCGGACCTTTTGGAGGGAACCATGAGGGCCTGGCCCCACAGGCACAAGACGATAGGCTTCTTCTACGCGCTGATGGAAAAAGGGGATTAG